Genomic DNA from Parasteatoda tepidariorum isolate YZ-2023 chromosome 3, CAS_Ptep_4.0, whole genome shotgun sequence:
AATAATTCATAATTGCATGAAAACAATatatacaaagttttttttttttttaatatgtagtactcttgcaataaaaaaataaccaatatcATTTTCAGTCAATAATAAGACAGATCAATTAGAGgtaattaatttgaatcaagtcaatatttaattaaaaattggtatCAAGTTCGAAACTTCGtaaatcaaacaatttcaaagtggcgtttcaataattttaaagtgaaaatacaGTGAACATgttgtttaacatttttgtgaaaagtaaTTAAGTGCATGATTCctcaataatcatttaaaaattctatgattATTGTAATGTAGatagtgataaaatatttttaaatcgaatCAATAATTGTGAAACCACAAAACTCCACCTTACAAGACTGGTTACTACATTTGCTGAAATTAGTATATGATCCCTGAATTCTTCagcataaaagtttaataatgtaaaattgttaaataaatttcttcttcataaatgagcgaattataattttttaaaaacttttcctatataattttattaatggagtactaattaattaatagtaatatgAGAAACTTATATAGATAtcatttcattacatttatacagttaaaatgaaattttaccaaTACTGTTCTTTTACCAAAACTATTCATCATCAATATATAGatatcatttctaatttttctaatagtcCAGCAGTTTAGGCTATATGTCTGAACCATGCATAATTAGTGGAACCGTGAAGAAATAGTTCTTAAGTTCAAACTATCCATTTTAGCAATATTTACaagcattataaattaaattaaaaagatgacatcttttgttttttaagtgatttttttagtgatccaaaatagaaattttttgatttttcaagtaGTTCATTTTAAAACCCATGTTTACATTCACAGAAAACTGGATTCTGATTACACACAAAAATTAggaataacaaaacaaaaaactaaaaataaggactaaatattttcaatcaagaATAACAGGACAACTACAATGCCTATAATGTGGTAATTtccaaacagaaaaaaaaatcagttatataTTCGACCATTTAAACGCACAAAACcatgatgaatttttatataatatttcttagtttttaaaaataggaataaattgATTGAAACTTTAACATGTAAACttagtttaatttaacaataaataaatgaagattttatttataagttaataaataagtataaataaatatatattatattatatattattacatgttaacttatatagttaatatataaacaaaacatacaaaaattttattaagataatgtattttcattcagttcacattcataaaaataaggatttttatataaaaattcattttaccttaTTATGCTAaagcatttaatattataaaacataatatgtACCATATCTAATGTACatgtagtaaatatttcttctatttgaaactagcattattaaataaatactaatatttaaagacatttatcttatctttaaataataaattgcttataattttaacaatatcaaAACTGCACAACAATTTATCATAAAGCTATCTAgctcaaagaattttaattatcaagttttaaataattataaataataacaacagcaaatgcaaaaaaaatgcatttaactaaaaagcttaataaagtaagaaagcttaaataaatttttaggtaaaaCAATAAGCCTAATTACAAACATCAGATTGTTAATAtaaaaggtataaataaaacaatttttgaaaaaataagtcaGACAGTTGCTATAGAGTTTAAATGTGAATAGAAAACATGAGGTTATTAGAGTTACTTTGTgtgcagactttttttttttttaattccaatgaATGAGATGACTAAATATTCTGCGAAtagatatcaataaaaaaatatttacaaaactataataattataaaatatacaataatgtgcaaaaaaagccttcaaactaaatttccaaaaaaaaagttataaaacttcTAATATAGACATATATAAAACAATGATCTTTCTTCCATTTGCTATGCTGTtgccaacaaaaaattaaaattgtatatatatatatattactttttttatgtcaGTATCCAATAAAATAggtattgtaataaatatttatatatttcacaatATAAGTGTAGAAcactaattagaaaatataaattatagttcACCAAGGGGagttatttaaatctatcaTAAACCAATAAAAAAGCTCGAAACGTAATGATATGACAATTTTTGTCACTTAACAACTTAACCAGTGatctaaaacatgaaaaaatattttccttaaataaaaattaagaataaacaataataaaaattaagaataaacaataataaaaaaaagtaaatgcataTATGTTACCTGAGTAGTTTCAAACAGGTGAGTGTAACCCATTCGATTGTAGTCTACCTTAAATTTGTATACTCCATATACATCAGGCAGTTTGAATTCTGCAACATATTTCTtacctaaaataattaaaaatatatagttgcaTCAATTTAATATGGTAAAAGTGGAACAAATTACTCATTACATACCTTCTTAacgttatttgaaattatacattctttaaacttattgatgcttcaaaacatttatcaacattttagaacaattattttaatgctactaaataataatactaaataactcttcaataaatattgaaacatgaTACAAAAACCATacgtaaacaataattaatatacaaaaaggagaaaaagaTACAAACTGaacatatgattaaaaaaaaaattcaaatcacagGTCTTCATTTGTGGTAGTATAAATACTTGTAATTTCATGAAAGCATAAGATCTGCGTGAATTATAAATtctacaacattttttaattctttaatgcaAAATCGGAAGATTTCATTAAGAGCATTTATgacaaataaatgctttttaaagtttttaattgatttttacaaaattttttatattgttattaggaAGACTCAGATaatataagataataaataatatagatgCGCACAGATACTATTgtgaaaattcttaaattttacagacattgggattcatattcatgcaattttaaaatcaaacatgaTTTATATTCATgcaatatgtttcaaaaaagttaacCTACTTATTAACAAAGTACTATTTATAATTCGaaacatatttgtaaaatttaaattctatgtttaaataattaagaaatagttattttaaaaaatatatatatatatatgattttcctaaaactgttttgatttatttgttttttttatccaaaaatggTCCAAATCTTGTGTCCAAGAATTGTAATCTCAATATTAGTATTATGAAATGTTGGTATTTCAtttcttacaataatatttatcataactttgatgcttttttattattttgttgaagtTGATtgatgctatttaaaaaaagtataagatacaaaagtgtacaaaaaaaagtaagctaGAAACATGTACCAATTGAAACAGAAATATGTACAAGCTGTTACACTTCTACCACCACTCATATACAATTACACCTAATTTTTGATGCAACCTTGAAAAATTTGCAGACTTAATCAAAACAGAAAAGTCAAAAGTTCAGTTCACTATTTCaccattttttccctttttcttttaaatacaaatgtaaaaaacattgaataattaaaaaacaaagcataaaataatagaCAACATTACCTTTCCTTTTCAAAGATGTTCGTACAAATGGATCGATTCGTACAAACTCCAACTGCAAATCTGATGTTTCAAATGGCATCCAAACACCATCTTTTAGTATCTCTACCTCAATTGAATATAcctaaattgaatatttaataatcagaatactagaaataattatttgaattaaatacacaagcgtaaaataaaaaatattaaagaaaagcacattcttaagaattaaaaaatacattgatcAAAGCGTAAAATATCAAATAGTTAAAAGTGTTAGTAATAAATgtgtaaacatatttaaataaattaaatctaagaCAATGGTATAATATGAAGAGCAAAAGAGGAGAAATCTTCATTTACTAAAATCTATATCTAACAGATCAGAAAAATTCATGAtgattgagagaaaaaaagatttgtcaatcataaaaatatatagaagaTGTATTCAAGTGTTAAAAACAATGAGctagatttttaatgaaatagttttttttaaagagaaaaattaattcaagctCAGATTAAgaactaaaaggaaaaataaaacttttctacaCTTAAAAATGAGAACtgttatgttatatatatatatcagggttgggtttttgacgtcaNaggtttttgacgtgacggtttaaaccatggtttaaactgtcaaaaactgtcacatgtcaaaaacctgccaaccctgatatatataagttcaaaatgaagaataaaacaaagaaaaattatagacatatgaaaaaaaagggggggggtaataataagtaaaaaataacaaacaacagtttatataatatatataaaaaaaaagggatgaaattttatttaaaaaaccggaaaaattcTCCGGGAATCTTCCATGATTAAACCATTATGCACTTTCCCCGCAAAGCAGACATTCCCGTAACTGGACGCGAACAGTCATTTTTGCCCTGAAACGGACTTCAAATGCCCTGAACTCTTCAAACAGGACACTACTTTTtccaaacttgaaaaaaaaaaagaagctatttctgctttaaattgcatgaaaaaactATACACcctttcaccatttttaaagcatgtaaattttttgccttatacataactaaaaatattgttaagctatttcactactaaagaatcaatctttctcctgtcaccttgctttatctttgtaaagaaaggagagaaaatgatacagctcttttgaaatatttaggaCAGTAGCATCTTTTGCTCTTTTCATCTGGACCACACAGATTATGAGACCCCTCAGGTTGAAATGATGTCTTAAATGCTCTCAATACTTCTtccccattgaaaatttctttcattttcttatcaatttgaagactGTATTTAATATAGCTGgggtaaaaaagttaaaacataaatttagaaaaaaaaacaaacatttattctaGCAAACGATCTTTTAGAATGATccattcaaaaattactttttaaattaaaaaaaaaaattgccatcgCCTCAGTAGCTTAATTCTAACCAAAGTTATTatggaattgaatttttttttttcagtctgaGTTTATCTGAGGTAGTGTTTTTCTCTAACAAATCTGAGTAAAATAGTCACCATTACGTGAAAAAATGAGGGTGCTAGTAAGGGTGAAATAAATGTCTCATTAACGAGATTTTGCATAAGTAACGAAATGTAATCTTTAGaatcagaaaattttgttagaaCATAATTCATTGATtcgtggaaattttaaaattaacagtcTTGGGATTCACAGAATCTTGACAATTATCAGAAGAATCACATacctgtatttattttaatttaaataaatacaattcataaattatttactaataacaaCGATTCTACAGACATTAAAAAGacagataaaaattacaataaagtaaattaagtaaattttgttaaaaaaataagtaaattaaccTACTACTTCATCCAAAATTGTGTAAGCTTCTGGTGCTGTTGTTTCTCCTTTTTTATGATGAGTTATATTACCAGCTCTGAGCACTCCAGTTTCCTTAAAAACCCACTGTGTCAAAGATTTAGAGAGAATTTCATTGCCAGATTTATCATAccttaaaacaaaacaagatatatttcaaaacaaagttttaatagATGCACGAATATGATCAAAGTAGAATCTATATTATTGATTTGAAGATTTAACtagtataatatattaaactagcatagtttaattttcaactgttttttttttttttttttttttttttttcaaaattagattggCTGGCTGGTGTGCTTTATCATTTTTAGGAATGAACACTGTGGAGATAGTAGTTATCGataatgtcaaccttcatctgtGAAAAGGTACCTTTACCTCaacatagaatcaagttaacatgtcttacataCTAGCAAATTGGAATTGTACTTTTGTAGTGGTCcacacactacagtactcccccatcAGAATTATATGTGTCATAGAATTCGATGagcggataccactagttgattcattgctgctTTGTGAGAAGCTGGGAGAGCTGTATCAAGATCACTGTACTTTTAAATGCTGACAGTGCAATCTGTATTATGCTCGCGGTCGTGGTccctcctgtgttgccattagcagtagAGTGTATACAAGTCgatgtgtgtgatcgagactgagtagcaacagcgagAGGATGTGGATAATGTCCCAGTCACAAGTCAACTGtacaatgtggaccatccattgAAGTAGACGTGTTCAAGGGGAAGTGGGAGTTTCTATCAAGTTAGGTGCTTTCACATCATGTTCGAAGGTCACAAATGTGGGGatagtagttatcgacaatgtcaaccttcatctatgaaaagctACCCCAACACTGAATCGAGTTAATATGTCTTACATACCAGTAAATTAGAATTGTATTGTTGTAGTAGTAGACCCACTACAAACACCATTTAgctatattattaatataccaagattaatcaaaaaatgaatttcccAATTCATACCCTCTCCATGTAAGCTGAATTGATTTTTGTAGTGAACCtaacttacttttaaatttcttctgtaaatattcaattatacaGATGCATAAAGAAATGAAtggaaacaaacatttaaaatgtttagtgaAAGAATCTATGTGCAGGTTACTATAGGCATTTATAGTGtctaattaatattatgttaagaaataaatttatactttttgatGCTTTAAGAAAGCTTTGTTatgacaatataaaataaaatgttaaaaaaaacaatacgcaacaaaaaaaatatcccttTCTTATTTATGTTTGCAACATTTATTCTATATGTTTAGTGAAAGAAGGAAATATCCTTCAGAATTACGGATCACcttcaaaacactttttttctattgaaaaccaAAAAGCAAGTAACTTAACGTGTTATTCTACTCAGATCTTTATTTATAGTTCTTACTCCACTTACTTTTGACCTCCATGAACTTTCTGTACACTTGACTGGAAGAAATGGTCACTGAAAAAGTCAAGTGAACCAGAGAACATAACTCTTGCATTGTTGCGGGCTTGTAGAGCAGatataaataatgtgtttttgCCAACAGCATGAggatactaaaataaatataaaattattttccccatattaataattttaatttaaaactatttgtttaaataataattttacaaatattgaaaaagctgattaaaattacattagagATATGCATATCTTACCTTTAATTGAACAATGtcatatattgaaatttttccttcacagactatatttaaatgcatgcaATATACTGAACTTTTGCTATTTAATAACAACTAGAACATTTCAGAAAGTaagaaaattcaacaaaaaaaaattctgtggaCTGAGTACATCAAAATAGAATGCATAATAGAacaggttaatttttttaataaaattaatgactattttaagaaataaattactaaaagaataagaaaactGACATtgattaacatatttataatcagcctttttctttctttctttttttcaaagcagTTTAGCTCTAAAgttaaagttttgattaaatcCCTACATGtaagtttaaattcaaacatAACATTGATATTATATGTACAACatgtcaagaaaaaaataaaatatacaatatattttccttctgatttatatttgaaaatatgaagtTGTTACATTGAATTGAAAACTCCaaagcattaattgttaaaaagaatatgaaatagtataagaatacaaaatatttaattctataataaCAGAACTTTCCTTGAAAGAAACGCACTTAAAAGcagcagaattttcaaaagaaagaataattgaagcaataaagaaaaaaacaatttttataatgaaacgAATAATACTAATCCCGTATGATTAACAAGTTAGAAGTTATCGTGTTTTTTCCACATAGTAAGAGCAAttcaaaaatagtacttttaatacaaaaaaagaaaaattttatttctgatttattaattcttttgatTCATGTTTGATTTCAATGAGAAGAAatacataataagaaaaaatacataataagatactaaatgagtaaaaatacataagaaacaGTACCTTAATTATCGGTATATCAAATCTGCATAATAGCTTTAacgaattcaaaaaatttaaaagttatatactCAAGCAAAAGAGTATAAAACGTACTCTTTTAGCAGaacattataacaaaaataaatcaaaatttatctggTTAGTCAGAAGACACTATGTCCCTCATTGTCATAAAACCcctattaaaaagaattttcgtgCCTTTTGTTGgttattacttaaaaactattattcctatttatattgttattattatattgtaattactatattataattattatattgttatactatttttaatactattctcataaaatatttctaaactgtctcatttgaataaattacttgtaatgaatttatttttatgcgaaaaaagacaatttcattaaaatttgaataattaaaaaaaaaggaattatatttaactaatagaaaacaatttacaaaaacaaaaaaatactaacaagattcagtagaaaaaattaattagctatTCATGAAGGGAACAAAATCTTATTCAAAGGTTCCAAAATTAGGAGACTTAGTAAGAGCAAGGTCAATTTCCTTtctaagaagtattttttataactattgatCAAACTATCTTAATAATCAAACAATCTTAATATTACCCGACAGTAGTAGGTAAAACTCTTAATTAACTACGAATCTTAATAGAAGTGTTCTTgcaaaaatggtataaaaattttacaataagttgTGAAATGAAAGatcacttatatttttatactgtacattaatttattgatagaagactaaaatttctttttttttaaattcagaaacaatttatacaaacctcagtaattttattatctgGAATGTAGCAATAAGCTGTAGAGGAAGCAGACAAAACCTCTAAAATAAGTGAATTTTCTTGATCTGATATgatactaaaaaaagaaaaaaatattttggtttacaCTCTATCACCTCTATTGtacgtaaaaataattaattgataaacaataaaaagtattacCCAACTCCTTTGAAAAGAATAGGAGGAATGTTTTTAGAACCAATGACTGTTGGAGCATCAATTAAATTCTTGGGGTCAGCTACTATAAGGGTATGCTATAAGACAaacaaagcaattaaaaaatttttggttttcaatGAAATAGAAACCATTCACTAGTAATGTATagccttaaaatatttacttgtaatgtataactttaaaatattatttagtattgtaaagccttaaaatatatttgtctcagatactttcaaaaaatttatacgttattaaaatttaaaaaaaaattttacacatatatttgtaatatcaaataaaacatgaacaaaattatcaatttgccttattaagcaaatttaataatgaaaataaaatgtaaatatctctACAAAGTTTTAAGCTtcctaaaaattactttattcaatTACGAGGGTTGTCCATAAAATAAGGTTCCCAAGGAGCTGCGAACGCTAGGAACGCTGTTAAGCGGGATTTGTTGAGACTGGCGTGTAACTTGGCTCCCTTTCCCCCAGTTCCCGCCCCGGCGAGGTATCTACAACGTTAAGTCTAGTCTTGGTAGCCGTGAAAGATGGAGCTTCCATTTGTTTCTCACGCCAGGTGCGAATTACGCTCTGTGATTTGTTTTTGAGTGCAAAAAACTTTCCTCTGGTGGACATTCATTCCCATCTCTGTGAGGCGTACGGGGAAGAGTGTATGAGTGTGCAACATGTGCGCAAATGGTGCAGAGAATTCAAAGACGGACTTACAGACGTCCATAGCGAACAACGTTCTGGCCGGCCATCGTTTTCGGACGAAGCGATTGCGAAAGTGGAAGAAGCAATGCTGACAGATCGATGGGTGACGGTTCGGAACCTCAGCGAGATGATCCCTGTTGTCAGTAAGTCCTGCATTCACAACATTTTGAGAGACCGCTTAGGATATGCTAAGGTTTGGGCAGGGTGGGTCTCGAAAATGCTGACGGGTGACTATGACAACAAACGGCAACGTGTGGAAGCCGCCTGCGAATTTCTTCATGCCTACGAAAGCTATGGCAAGGAATTTTTGGACTCTGTTGTCACTGGGGACGAGACCTGGGTCCACTACATGACACCGGAAACAAAAGAACAATCGCGTTAGTGGAAGCATCCAGGCTCGCCAAAGCCGAAGAAGTTTAAGCAAATTCTGTCTGTTTTAAGCTATCTTCGCGGATCGGCGGCAGAGTTCTATGACTCAGGCATAAAGAAGATGGTACACCGCATGTAAAAATGCATTGATCTAAACGGCGATTATGctgaaaaaaagggggaagtCTAAGCTTTCCAAACATGTATTATTCAATGCCAATAAACAGATTTTTCATTGTGAAAATTCATTGGGAACCTTATTTTATGGACAACCCTCGTATTTA
This window encodes:
- the LOC107437507 gene encoding dolichyl-diphosphooligosaccharide--protein glycosyltransferase 48 kDa subunit; amino-acid sequence: MEYNLKLIPLLLAFFSIINNVYCGGQTLVLLDNLAIRETHSIFFKGLQDRGFQLTFKTADDPGLTLMKYGEYLFQHLIIFSPSVEEFGGNLNVQAITDFIDAGGNVLIGASSNVGDLIRELANECGFEIDEENSAVIDHLNYDIEDDGKHTLIVADPKNLIDAPTVIGSKNIPPILFKGVGIISDQENSLILEVLSASSTAYCYIPDNKITEYPHAVGKNTLFISALQARNNARVMFSGSLDFFSDHFFQSSVQKVHGGQKYDKSGNEILSKSLTQWVFKETGVLRAGNITHHKKGETTAPEAYTILDEVVYSIEVEILKDGVWMPFETSDLQLEFVRIDPFVRTSLKRKGKKYVAEFKLPDVYGVYKFKVDYNRMGYTHLFETTQVSVRPLQHTQYERFIPSAYPYYISSFSMMIGVFIFSFVFLYHKDYTKDKAE